A region of Streptomyces sp. TG1A-60 DNA encodes the following proteins:
- a CDS encoding M6 family metalloprotease domain-containing protein, with protein MQRPLPWKEALGDRAPTLRSTAAMLTSLTALAATSLIAAPSVAVPLSEVCVLRRTQAHHSEGLDTWNSAYPRPTRALDAVLVFLSFPDATPLTTPDELTADHFPATSEFFERASYGKFALHPHPRREWLEMPQPSTAYAIRRDWNAAHRAAYLRDALATADPHVDFSRYDIVYFVADPHAPGVDSDATKVVNLETPLEVDGAGLRRVVTVFERHPPDRLVLAHETGHVFDLPDLYHRPVDGKGDWDTHVGDWDLMGSQFALAPDLFAWHKWKLGWLEPRQVTCVRGTGSTRLTLEAVGAGPRDEGRVDEVGNAGAGAGAGAGDGLAVGGAGVMTGVRGFGAGRGTKLAVVRTGPDSALGIEARGAVGNDASVCTQGVLVYRIRSGAESGTGPIEVLDAHPHTESCGEASVYPPLADAPVGVGESFTVPGEAVRVEVEGRTASGGWTVRITTGR; from the coding sequence GTGCAGCGTCCGCTCCCCTGGAAGGAAGCCCTCGGCGACCGGGCGCCCACTCTGCGCAGTACAGCGGCCATGCTCACCTCCCTGACCGCGCTCGCGGCGACCTCCCTGATCGCGGCGCCCTCGGTCGCCGTACCGCTGTCGGAGGTGTGCGTGCTGCGGCGTACCCAGGCGCACCACTCGGAGGGCCTCGACACCTGGAACTCCGCGTATCCACGCCCCACCCGCGCCCTCGACGCCGTACTCGTGTTCTTGTCATTCCCGGACGCGACCCCTCTCACCACTCCGGACGAGCTGACCGCCGACCACTTTCCGGCCACCAGCGAGTTCTTCGAACGCGCTTCCTACGGCAAGTTCGCCCTCCACCCGCATCCGCGCCGCGAGTGGCTGGAGATGCCGCAGCCCTCGACGGCGTACGCCATACGGCGTGACTGGAACGCGGCACACCGGGCCGCCTACCTCAGGGACGCGCTCGCCACGGCCGACCCGCACGTCGACTTCTCCCGCTACGACATCGTGTACTTCGTCGCCGACCCCCACGCGCCCGGCGTCGACTCGGACGCGACGAAGGTGGTCAACCTCGAAACCCCGCTGGAGGTCGACGGCGCGGGCCTGCGCCGGGTCGTCACCGTGTTCGAGCGGCACCCGCCGGACCGCCTCGTCCTCGCCCATGAGACCGGCCATGTCTTCGACCTCCCCGACCTCTACCACCGCCCCGTCGACGGCAAGGGCGACTGGGACACCCACGTCGGCGACTGGGACCTCATGGGCAGCCAGTTCGCCCTGGCCCCGGACCTGTTCGCCTGGCACAAGTGGAAACTCGGCTGGCTGGAGCCACGCCAGGTGACGTGCGTACGGGGGACGGGAAGCACGCGGTTGACGCTGGAGGCGGTGGGGGCGGGGCCGAGGGATGAAGGGCGGGTCGACGAGGTGGGGAACGCGGGTGCGGGTGCGGGAGCGGGTGCGGGTGACGGGCTCGCTGTCGGCGGCGCCGGGGTGATGACCGGGGTGCGGGGCTTCGGTGCCGGCCGGGGTACGAAGCTGGCGGTCGTCCGTACCGGTCCCGACAGCGCGCTCGGTATCGAGGCGCGGGGCGCTGTCGGCAACGACGCCTCCGTCTGCACCCAGGGCGTCCTCGTCTACCGGATCCGCAGCGGCGCCGAGTCCGGCACCGGCCCCATCGAGGTGCTGGACGCCCACCCCCACACCGAGTCCTGCGGGGAGGCGTCCGTCTACCCGCCCCTGGCGGACGCCCCGGTGGGCGTGGGCGAGAGCTTCACGGTGCCGGGGGAGGCCGTACGGGTGGAGGTGGAGGGGCGCACGGCGTCCGGGGGGTGGACGGTGCGGATCACGACGGGGCGGTAG
- a CDS encoding bifunctional DNA primase/polymerase, whose translation MSGGVETGRYPHGGGDVAWVTADGAAWLASAGTYPRSTLTLWEERPTAPVVLSCGTVFDVVSVPTVFGRRMLDRLWEEGPGSGPVAVYRGRMLLFASPGTAHRLPTLLEWEEWGSPGRTDAVPPLLCHGTGDAVTVPAVRHTGDLDPTSGIGETGDADAARTTRIESRWLVAPDTRRPWLPGPEVLLWAAVRAARAHTSATVRVSIFPPADQGAKVYDVSRRR comes from the coding sequence ATGAGCGGTGGAGTGGAGACGGGCAGGTACCCGCACGGCGGGGGCGATGTCGCGTGGGTCACGGCGGACGGGGCCGCTTGGCTGGCCTCGGCAGGAACGTATCCGCGGAGCACCTTGACGTTGTGGGAGGAGCGGCCGACGGCGCCCGTGGTGCTGTCGTGCGGGACCGTCTTCGACGTCGTCAGCGTGCCGACGGTCTTCGGGCGGCGGATGCTCGACCGGTTATGGGAGGAGGGGCCCGGCTCCGGACCGGTCGCCGTCTACCGGGGGCGGATGCTGCTCTTCGCCTCCCCCGGCACCGCCCACCGGCTGCCCACCCTCCTGGAGTGGGAGGAGTGGGGCTCCCCCGGCCGCACCGACGCCGTCCCGCCCCTCCTCTGCCACGGCACCGGCGACGCCGTCACCGTCCCCGCCGTGCGCCACACCGGTGACCTCGACCCCACCAGCGGTATCGGCGAGACCGGTGACGCCGACGCGGCCCGCACCACCCGGATCGAGTCCCGCTGGCTCGTCGCGCCCGACACCCGGCGCCCCTGGCTGCCGGGGCCCGAGGTACTGCTCTGGGCGGCCGTCCGGGCGGCCCGTGCGCATACCTCCGCGACCGTACGGGTATCGATTTTTCCTCCCGCCGATCAGGGTGCTAAGGTCTACGACGTCAGCAGGCGCCGCTAG
- a CDS encoding AAA family ATPase, translating to MTPAEAVLDPGAAAGRATDAILRDTLHGEARGVVVDSPPGAGKSTLVVRAALELASAGHPLMVIAQTNAQVDDLVIRLAEKDPDLPVGRLHSSDTDPYDKALDDLANVRKSTKAADLAGLDVVISTAAKWAHVKGVEPWRHAIVDEAYQMRSDALLAVAGLFERALFVGDPGQLDPFAIVGSEQWAGLSYDPSASAVTTLLAHNPELPQHRLPVSWRLPASAAPLVSDAFYPFTPFRSGTGHGDRRLAFAVPSDGSAPDRVIDEAAESGWGLLELPARHTPRTDPEAVRAVARVVRRLLDRGGAATSERSEDPVPLTADRIAVGTAHRDQAAAVRSALAELGVADVVVDTANRLQGREYDVTVVLHPLSGRPDATAFHLETGRLCVLASRHRHACVVVCRAGVTDLLDDHPSTEPVQLGVTVKFPDGWEAMMTTYDHLSDHRVSWRP from the coding sequence GTGACCCCCGCCGAGGCCGTGCTCGACCCCGGGGCCGCCGCCGGTCGCGCCACCGACGCGATCCTGCGCGACACCCTGCACGGCGAGGCGCGCGGCGTCGTCGTCGACTCGCCGCCCGGCGCCGGGAAGTCGACCCTCGTCGTCCGTGCCGCGCTCGAACTCGCCTCCGCCGGGCACCCGCTGATGGTCATCGCGCAGACGAACGCGCAGGTCGACGACCTGGTGATCCGCCTCGCGGAGAAGGACCCCGACCTCCCGGTCGGCCGGCTGCACAGCAGCGACACCGACCCGTACGACAAGGCGCTGGACGACCTGGCGAACGTACGGAAGTCGACGAAGGCGGCCGATCTCGCGGGCCTCGACGTCGTGATCTCCACGGCCGCGAAGTGGGCGCACGTCAAGGGGGTCGAACCGTGGCGGCACGCGATCGTCGACGAGGCGTACCAGATGCGGTCGGACGCGCTGCTGGCCGTGGCGGGGCTGTTCGAGCGGGCGCTGTTCGTGGGCGACCCCGGGCAACTGGACCCGTTCGCGATCGTGGGCAGCGAGCAGTGGGCCGGGCTGTCGTACGACCCGTCGGCCTCGGCGGTGACGACGCTGCTCGCCCACAACCCCGAGCTGCCCCAGCACCGGCTGCCGGTGTCGTGGCGGCTCCCGGCGTCCGCCGCGCCCCTGGTCTCCGACGCGTTCTATCCGTTCACCCCGTTCCGCAGCGGGACGGGGCACGGGGACCGGCGGCTCGCCTTCGCGGTGCCGTCGGACGGTTCGGCCCCCGACCGGGTCATCGACGAGGCGGCCGAGTCGGGGTGGGGTCTGCTGGAGCTGCCGGCCCGGCACACACCCCGCACCGACCCCGAGGCGGTACGGGCCGTCGCGCGGGTCGTACGGCGGCTCCTCGACCGGGGTGGCGCGGCGACCTCGGAGCGGTCCGAGGACCCCGTGCCGCTGACCGCCGACCGGATCGCGGTCGGCACGGCCCACCGGGACCAGGCCGCCGCCGTGCGCTCCGCGCTGGCCGAACTGGGGGTCGCGGACGTGGTCGTGGACACGGCGAACCGGCTCCAGGGGCGGGAGTACGACGTCACGGTCGTCCTGCACCCGCTGTCCGGGCGCCCCGACGCGACGGCGTTCCACCTGGAGACCGGGCGCCTGTGCGTCCTCGCCTCCCGGCACCGGCACGCCTGCGTCGTGGTCTGCCGGGCGGGCGTGACCGACCTCCTCGACGACCATCCGTCCACCGAGCCGGTCCAGCTCGGGGTGACCGTGAAGTTCCCGGACGGCTGGGAGGCGATGATGACCACGTACGACCATCTGTCCGACCACCGGGTGTCATGGCGGCCGTAG
- a CDS encoding phosphatase PAP2 family protein encodes MPQTEATEAPATRDTGAPVTEAAPSTRLRWWAELPLVLLVYGAYSAGRLLARGDTSGAVDHGLAILRIEKALWLNAEHPLNRLFTREPWIGVPADFWYASLHYLVTPVLLVWLFRSHTVRYRAARTWLMTSTFIGLIGFTLLPTCPPRLLDPSHGFVDTMAHYSSWGWWGGEASAPRGLGGMTNQYAAMPSLHVGWALWCGVILWRFGGGSRLVRTAAVAYPLITTVVVMGTANHYFLDAVAGAAVMGAGLLLTPPVLRIVDRCRFAPGLATAAEGRFDGGAGDRVDGGGRAAVEGWERGRVKGWERGRVEEPVTSGAVASRGSVSPVVGGGCQTSPGERIPRQRIIEPEPGASPSDAGDGAPAAAR; translated from the coding sequence ATGCCGCAGACCGAGGCGACCGAAGCACCGGCTACCAGAGACACCGGCGCACCGGTTACCGAGGCGGCGCCGAGCACCCGGCTCCGCTGGTGGGCCGAGCTGCCGCTGGTCCTGCTGGTGTACGGGGCGTACTCGGCCGGGCGGCTGCTCGCCCGCGGTGACACCTCCGGCGCCGTCGATCACGGCCTGGCGATCCTGCGGATCGAGAAGGCCCTCTGGCTCAACGCCGAGCACCCGCTGAACCGCCTGTTCACCCGTGAGCCCTGGATCGGCGTCCCCGCCGACTTCTGGTACGCGTCGCTGCACTACCTGGTCACACCGGTGCTCCTGGTGTGGCTCTTCAGGTCGCACACCGTGCGCTACCGCGCGGCCCGCACCTGGCTGATGACCTCCACCTTCATCGGCCTGATCGGCTTCACCCTCCTCCCCACCTGCCCGCCCCGCCTGCTCGACCCGTCGCACGGATTCGTCGACACCATGGCCCACTACAGCTCGTGGGGCTGGTGGGGCGGCGAGGCCAGCGCACCCCGGGGCCTGGGCGGCATGACGAACCAGTACGCGGCGATGCCGAGCCTGCACGTGGGCTGGGCACTGTGGTGCGGTGTGATCCTGTGGCGCTTCGGCGGCGGCTCACGCCTCGTGAGGACGGCGGCCGTCGCGTATCCGCTGATCACCACGGTCGTGGTGATGGGCACCGCCAACCACTACTTCCTCGACGCGGTCGCGGGCGCCGCGGTGATGGGCGCGGGCCTGCTGCTGACACCGCCGGTGCTGCGGATCGTGGACCGGTGCCGGTTCGCACCCGGCCTCGCGACGGCGGCCGAAGGCCGGTTCGACGGCGGTGCCGGTGACAGGGTCGACGGCGGTGGGCGGGCGGCCGTCGAGGGGTGGGAGCGGGGGCGCGTCAAGGGGTGGGAGCGGGGGCGCGTCGAGGAGCCCGTCACTTCCGGCGCGGTCGCCTCACGCGGCTCGGTTTCCCCCGTTGTCGGTGGCGGATGCCAGACTTCCCCGGGTGAGCGAATTCCACGGCAGCGGATCATCGAACCCGAGCCGGGTGCCAGCCCCTCGGACGCGGGGGACGGCGCTCCGGCAGCGGCTCGCTGA
- a CDS encoding histidine phosphatase family protein, whose product MAPRILLARHGQTEWSLLGKHTGRTDIPLLDEGRRGAKLLGERLHRAPLDGLSGVDVRTSPLRRARETCELAGFGERATAWDTLMEVDYGAYEGLTPAEIQAFRPGWLMWRDGVPDGETLEQLSARADEVVAWARGGDRDVLVFAHGHILRSIAARWLGLGLDFAARVRLSPTSLSVLGWAYGEPAIESWNDTGHLAG is encoded by the coding sequence ATGGCACCGCGCATTCTGCTGGCCCGGCACGGACAGACGGAATGGTCCCTGCTCGGGAAGCACACCGGCAGGACCGACATCCCCCTTCTCGACGAGGGCAGGCGCGGCGCCAAGCTCCTCGGGGAGCGCCTGCACCGGGCGCCCCTGGACGGGTTGTCCGGTGTCGACGTCCGGACGAGTCCGCTCAGGCGCGCGCGTGAGACCTGTGAACTGGCCGGCTTCGGGGAGCGGGCCACCGCGTGGGACACGCTCATGGAGGTGGACTACGGCGCGTACGAAGGGCTCACCCCCGCCGAGATCCAGGCCTTCCGGCCCGGCTGGCTCATGTGGCGCGACGGCGTCCCCGACGGGGAGACCCTTGAGCAGCTCTCCGCGCGCGCGGACGAGGTGGTCGCGTGGGCGCGGGGCGGGGACCGCGATGTGCTCGTCTTCGCCCACGGCCACATCCTGCGGTCCATAGCCGCGCGCTGGCTGGGCCTCGGCCTCGACTTCGCCGCCCGCGTCCGCCTCAGCCCGACGTCCCTGTCGGTCCTCGGCTGGGCCTACGGTGAGCCGGCGATCGAGTCCTGGAACGACACGGGGCACTTGGCGGGCTAG
- a CDS encoding fused MFS/spermidine synthase, translated as MGRSKKGQGRRGQGADAMVEAVDGGLAELVPDRDRARAWTLLVDGAPQSHVDLDDPAYLSFEYQRRLGHVVDLVAPPGRPVHAVHLGGGAFTLARYVAATRPRSTQQVVERDAALVQLVRRELPLDPNARIRVRSTDAREGLAKVPDGWADLVVADVFSAARTPAHLTSTEFLTDVRRVVKPGGLYAANLADGPPLAHLRGQIATAAVVFPELALVADPTVLRGRRFGNAVLVASDRPLPVAELTRRAASDPHPGRVEDGRALTDFTGGAAPVADAAAVASPAPPPSAFH; from the coding sequence ATGGGCAGGTCGAAGAAGGGGCAGGGGCGGCGGGGGCAGGGGGCCGACGCCATGGTCGAGGCGGTCGACGGCGGGCTCGCGGAGCTGGTGCCGGACCGGGACCGGGCGCGGGCGTGGACCCTGCTCGTCGACGGGGCGCCGCAGTCGCATGTCGACCTCGATGATCCGGCGTATCTCTCCTTCGAGTACCAGCGCAGGCTCGGGCATGTCGTCGACCTCGTCGCCCCGCCCGGCCGGCCCGTGCACGCCGTGCACCTCGGCGGTGGCGCGTTCACCCTCGCCCGGTACGTCGCCGCCACGCGGCCCCGGTCCACCCAGCAGGTCGTCGAACGGGACGCCGCGCTCGTCCAACTGGTCCGGCGAGAGCTGCCGTTGGACCCGAACGCGCGGATACGCGTGCGGTCGACGGACGCGCGCGAGGGCCTGGCCAAGGTGCCGGACGGGTGGGCGGACCTGGTGGTCGCGGACGTGTTCAGTGCGGCGCGCACCCCGGCGCACCTGACGTCGACGGAGTTCCTCACGGACGTACGGCGGGTGGTGAAGCCCGGCGGACTCTACGCCGCCAACCTCGCCGACGGCCCGCCGCTCGCCCATCTGCGCGGCCAGATCGCCACCGCCGCCGTCGTCTTCCCGGAGCTGGCGCTGGTCGCCGACCCGACCGTGCTGCGGGGCAGGCGATTCGGCAACGCGGTCCTCGTCGCCTCCGACCGGCCGCTGCCCGTCGCCGAACTGACCCGCCGCGCCGCCTCCGACCCGCACCCCGGCCGCGTCGAGGACGGCAGGGCGCTCACCGACTTCACGGGCGGCGCGGCGCCGGTCGCGGACGCGGCGGCGGTGGCCTCACCCGCGCCGCCGCCCTCGGCGTTCCACTGA